From one Rhizobium lentis genomic stretch:
- the phnN gene encoding phosphonate metabolism protein/1,5-bisphosphokinase (PRPP-forming) PhnN has protein sequence MTHEPHPGAGAERGIMVVVVGPSGAGKDTLMNLAAKRFSGHDNLHFIRRVITRHRDAGGEQHLSVSLEGFAAMEQSGSFAVWWEAHGLKYGIPAEVSVALSKGHVVVANGSRSALHRFQAAFPRLKVINVTARPEVLASRLEARGRETHEDIMARLARGPLTVRGDYDVTELDNSGSLEEAEQKMIGILNGLLAQAR, from the coding sequence ATGACGCACGAACCTCATCCGGGAGCCGGAGCCGAGCGCGGCATCATGGTCGTCGTCGTCGGACCGAGCGGCGCCGGCAAGGACACGCTGATGAACCTTGCTGCCAAGCGCTTTTCCGGGCACGACAACCTGCATTTCATCCGCCGCGTCATTACCCGTCACCGCGATGCCGGCGGCGAGCAGCATCTTTCGGTCTCTCTGGAAGGGTTTGCGGCCATGGAGCAGTCAGGCTCCTTCGCCGTCTGGTGGGAAGCGCACGGCTTGAAATACGGCATTCCGGCCGAGGTGTCCGTTGCTCTCTCCAAGGGTCATGTCGTCGTCGCCAACGGCTCGCGCTCCGCACTTCACCGCTTCCAGGCCGCCTTTCCGCGGCTGAAGGTCATCAATGTCACGGCCCGCCCGGAAGTGCTCGCCAGCCGGCTGGAGGCGCGCGGTCGCGAGACGCATGAGGACATCATGGCCAGGCTTGCCCGCGGCCCGCTGACCGTGCGTGGCGACTATGACGTGACGGAGCTCGACAATAGCGGCTCGCTCGAAGAGGCCGAGCAGAAGATGATCGGCATTCTGAACGGACTGCTGGCCCAGGCTCGGTAG